One Pseudodesulfovibrio cashew DNA window includes the following coding sequences:
- a CDS encoding CPBP family intramembrane glutamic endopeptidase, whose amino-acid sequence MNNETTQRAGLAPVLWYLALTFAATFALEGWLILRGVRFDGDVLGAGQSLWLMAVMWIPGLSALVVTRFVEGSPLKAGLSLRIGPLAPYLLTVVLTPLAFAAMYGLTWALGLSSPDPSLTVLAAHTGGEEILTPDIVFKLLLPMSIFLGPLINFIFGLGEEIGWRGFLLPRLMVLGKVRAHLLLGVIWGLWHAPLIWAGFNYPGYPVAGMAMMCVLCLAFGLFINEMTLRYDSALLAGFIHAAVNAQGFGIWPWLFPGTDPILGGGAGLTAVLVWILIGGAAMMLFSRRRKRGETA is encoded by the coding sequence ATGAACAACGAAACAACACAGAGGGCGGGCCTTGCGCCCGTCCTCTGGTATCTCGCACTCACCTTTGCGGCCACCTTCGCCCTGGAGGGCTGGCTCATCCTGCGCGGCGTGCGCTTTGACGGCGACGTCCTGGGCGCAGGACAGTCCCTGTGGCTCATGGCGGTCATGTGGATTCCGGGGCTGTCCGCGCTAGTGGTGACCCGCTTCGTAGAGGGCTCCCCCCTGAAGGCCGGGTTGTCGCTGCGCATTGGCCCCCTCGCCCCCTATCTGCTCACCGTCGTCCTCACACCGCTGGCTTTCGCCGCCATGTACGGCCTCACCTGGGCGCTCGGGCTGAGCTCGCCCGACCCGTCCCTGACCGTCCTGGCGGCACACACCGGCGGAGAAGAAATCCTCACCCCGGACATCGTGTTCAAGCTCCTGCTCCCCATGTCGATCTTTCTGGGACCGCTGATCAACTTCATCTTCGGACTGGGCGAGGAAATCGGATGGAGGGGCTTCCTGCTGCCCCGGCTCATGGTCCTGGGCAAGGTTCGGGCCCACTTGCTCCTGGGCGTGATCTGGGGATTGTGGCACGCCCCGCTCATCTGGGCCGGGTTCAACTACCCGGGGTACCCGGTGGCGGGCATGGCCATGATGTGCGTGCTCTGCCTGGCCTTCGGCCTGTTCATCAACGAGATGACCCTGCGCTACGACTCCGCCCTGCTGGCCGGCTTCATCCACGCAGCGGTCAACGCACAGGGTTTCGGCATCTGGCCGTGGCTCTTTCCCGGCACCGACCCGATACTGGGCGGCGGCGCGGGCCTGACCGCCGTTCTGGTCTGGATCCTGATCGGCGGCGCAGCCATGATGCTCTTTTCCCGGCGTAGAAAACGCGGGGAAACGGCCTAG
- a CDS encoding rubredoxin, whose amino-acid sequence MEKWECPCGYVYDPAEGDPENNIPIGTAFEDLPDDWVCPQCGAEKEYFEKV is encoded by the coding sequence ATGGAAAAGTGGGAATGCCCGTGCGGCTACGTTTACGATCCGGCTGAAGGGGACCCGGAAAACAATATCCCCATCGGCACCGCCTTCGAGGACCTGCCCGACGACTGGGTCTGTCCCCAGTGTGGTGCGGAAAAGGAATATTTCGAGAAGGTCTGA